The nucleotide window CTGGCTTCGGATCAAGGCTATTACACGCTAAACCAGCCATTGCCTTAATCAGGGAACCAACCTCTACCTACTGAGAGACTGAAGCTACGTCGTATACGAAGTCAACTTAAAAAGCCTATCCTCGCTAATGCAAGGATAGGCTTCTCAACGTTCATGTATTAACCGAGCAATTTCTCGATCTCTGCGCTCATGTTCTCCGGGGATTCTTTCGGTTCAACACGACCTACCACTTCACCTTCACGGTTAACAAGGAACTTGGTAAAGTTCCATTGGATGTCGGTTGTTTCGCCTACGCCGGGTTGTTGCTCCTTCAGGTATTGGAACAGAGGATGTGTTTCCTCACCATTCACATCTACCTTGGCAAACACCGGGAAATTCACACCATAGTTAATCTGGCAAAATGATTCGGCTTCCTCACTTGTACCTGGCTCCTGCCCTCCAAACTGGTTACAAGGGAAACCCAGTACAACCAAGCCTTGATCGCGATAACGATCGTAGAGCTTTTGCAATTCACCATATTGTGGGGTAAGTCCACACTTGCTGGCTGTATTGGCAATGACCAATACCTTACCTTGATACAGATCCAGTGAGACTTCCTGGTTCGCGGTGGTTACCGCCTGATATGAATATACGGACATGACTGATTCCTCCCATGACATATGTTGGTTTGGACTGTTGCGAGCACGTTGGTATAACCAATGAACCTACAGCCTGTCTTATTATTATAAACCTGATTCGATGCGATTACCAAATCTCGGATTTACCCATATCCCTTTGCTCCCGACACACTTTAACCCGACTTGGCAGCCACAATCGCATCATACCGCTCTTGCCGCTCGGTCTTGGTCAGTTTGGGACAGCTGTAACAGTAGTTCTGCCCACCGTACACCTGATAGTGCAGGCAGCATGTCGGCTTCATCAGCATAGTCTCTCCCGGTTGATGCGGATTATCGATCTCGACCGGTTTGAATGACAGCAAATTCTTGCGTAACCCCAGAATCTCCGGTGGCAAGGCGATGACATGCTCATATCCCTGAATTACAGCTTCTCGTTCCGATTCTGTAATGTCCATCTTTACCACCGTCGTCTTGAACCATCTCAAGATGGATGCGAGCTGTGCCCACATCTGACCCGTGTTTGCTTCTCCAGCAAGGGCCACCCCTTCAATCAGTGGTCGTAGTTGTTCGCCGTAATATGCTGTAAGTAACTCATTCCGCCAGAGGGATCCACCTTCAACACCGTTGTTGACTGAACCAGGATGGGCATGCTCAGTTACATCCAAAAGTTGAAAATGGAGTACGGGGCGCCCCTCTTGAACCTCCAACTGCAGTTGGATATTCTCCAGCGAAATATTCAGCGACGTGTCACACATGCAAGTCATGTAATGAATACCAAGCAATAGACCTCGAACAGAGTGCATGAAATATACAGCAGCAGAGCGAAGAGAATCTGCACGCAGGTGCTCATTATAGGCTTCGAGCATAAGCTTTGCGTTCTCCGGATGTCTCAACAATGTCAAAGGCATGCCAAAAACCGGTTCGTTAACCGGGCCGGTCGTTATACGTCCATATTGCTCTAACCACGTGTAGTTGATTGCTCCCATTGGTTGCAAACCTCCCATGAATGCGAATGAGCCGCGTGCATTATGCACAGCGGCTTCATTCTATAATGTAAGGACCACGTATGGCCCATTTCGTTAACTTCCTGTCGCTTGACGAGCAAGTTGCTCTGTCCGTCCGCCTGCATGAACCATCGCGCTGTTCATGACCATCTGGTCTGGCGTTTTGGATTGCTGACGTTCACCTGCAAGAGCGTATGGCAAGCAAAGCGGTACACCGGAGCGCGGATCCGTTACGATATCTGCTTCGATGTTAAATACTTCACGAAGTACATCCGTGTTCATAACTTCCACGGGTGAACCATGTGCAATGGCTTTACCTTTTTTGATACCAATCATGTGATGAGCATAACGGGAAGCGTGGTTCAAGTCATGCACAACCATAACAATGGTACGATTGGCTGTGGCATTCAGCTGCTCCAGCAATTGCAATACTTCAAGCTGGTGAGCCATATCCAGGAACGTTGTCGGCTCGTCCAGGAAAAGGATATCTGTTTCTTGGGCAAGTGCCATGGCAATCCAGGCACGTTGACGCTGTCCACCGGACAGTTGATCAATCGGACGATCATGGAATTCAGTCATGGCTGTCACTTCAATAGCCCATTCAATCATGCGTTTGTCTTCAGAACGCATGGAACCAAATCCTTTTTGATAAGGAAAACGTCCGTAGGATACTAGTTCAGTAACCGTAAGTCCTTCAGGGGCTGTCGGGTTCTGTGGCAAAATCGCAAGTTGCTTGGCAACTTCACGCGTAGACTGCTTATGGATGGACTTCCCGTCGAGCAATACATTACCTGCTTTTGGAGCCATAATACGTGCCATCGTTTTCAGGATAGTTGACTTCCCTGAACCATTGGCTCCAACAAGTGCTGTAATTTTTCCTTGGGGAATCTGAATATTCAGATCCTCTACAATTAGTCTTTCCTCATAAGCGATATCCAGCTTGGTCGTCTCCAGACGAAACATGCGATCATCCCTCTCTCATTTATCCCGGTTATGTAATCCGGCTATGACAACGAAAACGAAATTGTAATTCTGAGTATTTCCGGCGCAAAAATCTTATACATTAAAGATACTGATAATCATTATCATTTGTCAACATAAAAAACCAAATTTTCTGCTTTTTTCGAGCTTTATTCGGTCTTTTTGAAGCAGATATCTTACTCTCTTTCCGATTACACATGAGAGCTTTTCTCATTCATTCCGCGCACTTCACCACTTCTGACAATCTTTCGAGCTCTTGAATCGCAAATTTTGTGTCCGAATTGTGAATGTGGCCACTCCGATGACAGAACAACCTTCTGATCGCTGTTATCCCCAGATTTTTTGATCCTTTTTTAAAGGGTAAATCCGGGGATAGCATATGCTTCCGATGTAGCTTTCCTTTAGAAAGCTTTTAGGCGAACACTTCACTTCTTCAGGTTATTTCTGTCCTCTCCGTTTTTGTGTAAATGTTAGTTCAATCTATTCAGCCGCCATATCAAATAAAAAAGATGACCTTGAATCTAGAGTTCAAGGTCATCTCAAATACGCTCGTTTAATAAGGTATGAAGTCAGCATTTTTCAATATTTGGTCAAAAGGCACTCCATGAATCTATGCAACACGCTCAAATAATATGATCTACAGCTTAATTAGGCTGCGGCATCAATTGGATTACCGTCATCCCGCCCTGCGTACTCTGCACACTGGCAATGCTCTCGGCATCGATATCCGCTGGAAGATCCATCTGCAATCCATACGGATAAAGGCGATCCACCTCTCCAATAGACATCTGTGAAGAAGTCGTCGCATCCGCATCCTGTTCATTGGATACAGATGTATCAGGCGATGTGGAACCAGTAACTTGATCTGCATCCGTACCTTGGTCCGTGTCTCCACTCGCAGCATTAGACGATGCATTCGTCCCTGTATCCGTTGTTGCATCGGTAGCAGGATCTGAAGTGGCATCACCCGATATTGCTGGATCTGCCTGCTGAACGCCATCCTCCGTCTGCTCTGTGTTCCCCTCGTTTCCGGCTGAGGAACCATCTGTGCTTCCTTCGGAAGTACTCCCTGAACCACCATCGGATGTATCTTGGGTATCTGGCTCTTCATTCCTATTAAAGCTCTCCCACTTACCTGTAGCATCCAACTCCTGAGTACTGCCATCTTTCATCGTCAATTGCAGTGAGCCTTGCTCAAACTCATCACTTCCCGTATCATTCCTGAAACGGATCACCAGTTGAGCAGCAGATTCCGTACCCTCCTGTTCAGTCGCAGGAATCATATAAGCAATCTGCTCCGCGATCTGTACCTCAGGTTCAGCCGGAATGCCAGGCTCCTCGGTAGATGGTGTGGACGCCGCTGGCGGCTCCACAGAATTATTCATCCAGGCATATGTACCGCCAGCATTACCCAGAACCAGGATCAAGAGGATTAATCCGAACAGATTTTTCCTTTTACCCGTTAGCATCCGCACCAGTGGAGAGGACAATTCCGTCTTCGCACGGTCATAGACCGGCTTCATTGTCTTGCTGGCTCTCACGTAATACGGTTTGAAAGCTGACTTCGACTTGAATGCTTCACGGTCATGGGCTTTGAAATACGCCACGATCGCATCCGCATATCCTTTATGCGCATTGGAACCCCGGACAAACATTCGATGATCTCCTGACCATTCGAAGAATGGATACAGCCCCTCAGCACGACTTGCATTGGTGCGGATGAATTCAATCAGGCCAGGATAATCCAACCGGTTGCTGCCGCTTCCTCCCCGATAAAAAGCCATCGGTAAAGCTTCATATACCGCGATCCCCGGATTAACCTGCAACTCTCCGGCAAGCCAGCGACGCGACCAGCGTTGAAGTTCATTACGTTCTGCCAGGGAAAGTGCCTCCAATGCCTCTTCTTCATTCCCCTCGCCACTAAGCCACACTCTCGCAGCCAGCATCATGTTCGTTCGAGCAGATACATCAGAACCCTGACGTGCCGCCCAATCCCGAACCTCATTGCCATGCTGCAAAATATCAATGCTTAATAGCTGTTCACGGTTAACCCGTTCCAGATCCAGATCCTGAATCATAAACAGGTTAATGACATAAGCAAGCTTGTCTGCAAGGCGGGTTAACTCCTCCTGATATGCCGGATCTTGACTGGCAGACGAAGATCCCCCTTTGCGATTAGGACGGGCTGTAGCTTCAGATTGACCAATTCGTGCCGTAATGCCTGTATCATAGGTGACATCAGCGGATACCCGATCCAGTATGTTAACACGCCGGAGGGCTTCATTCGCAGACTGTACCGGATTAGGCGCAGAACATAACCGTTCACGCAGCTCACTCGCTGTCCGCTCCTGCAAGAAGCTGTAGTGGATCGCAGATGGATGGGACGTAACCCATCTTCGGATCACTTCCACAACGTTCGCTGCCGATTCCGTGCGTTTCAGCTGATTGTCCAGATAAGGCTCGAACAACAGCTTGGTGAGCGATTCATTGGCCAGCACTTTATCAAAGAATGCTCGATTCAGCTGCGGATCCCGATCCAGCACAGCATACAATTCCTGCACAGCACGCATACGCTTCTGGGCACGAGCATTATTTACACCGTAGATAAAATAGTCCACAATCCGGGATTGCACCACAGGCGCGGCAACACTAGAATATTCTCCAATGCGAGCGGCGACGGCCTCTTCGGGTACGTTCTCGCGCTTCACACTGTCCAGTTCCCGGCTGAGCAAGGTCAGGAACAGCTCGTTCAGACGTGAACGTTGCTGTGATCCACCTTCCGGCTTCAGATAGGTCAACAAGCCACTCAGAACATGGCTTTTGTTATCCAGATACTGTTCTTCCATGCCTTGTTCAAGACCATAGAACACCGCGAGTTCCCCATATGCTTCAATGGAAAGTTCCCGTCCAGGCTCCATGCCGGACAGCATCTCATCGGCAAACGTATAGAACGCATCCGCAGCACCAGGTTCCTGCAATAAAGACCAGGCGAATTCTGCATAAGGTAACTTCGCCACAGATGCATCCGCATGGGTAACTCTGCCGGACACCAGATCAAAGGTGAAATCCTTCTCCGTATTCCGGTCTTTCGGACGTAACGTCCCTCGCTCAACAAACTGGACGTGGATGCCCTTCTTGGCCTGTGGCTCCTTGGCAAACGTCATGAATCCCAGCTGCCGCCGGAATGCGTATGGTAAAGCCGTGTACAGCAAACGTAACAATCCTTTGGCCCCTGCGGTCACTTCCTCTGCGGGAAGGTCCAGCGCAATGTATACTTTTCTGCGTGTCGCTACAGACTGCATTACGGCGTAGAGCAAGCGCTTGAACAGCACTTCGTTCATTTTTAAGGTGCTCAGCACTTGGGGTGGTGATGAATCAGGACCACTTCCCGGAGATATGGGCAATTCAGCAAGCGCCGGCAGTACTGTACCTTGTTCGATGTCATAGGACGTGGCGAACACGGCATCCAGCCAGCCGCCTTGTTTCATCTGCTCTTCCGAACGTTCGGGAGACAAGACGTAATTATGTGCAAAAAAGGCACTGCGCAGCCCGGTGAAATCCGCAGACTGGTACACATTTTGCCCAAGAATCGTCTCTCCACTCTCCAGATGAAGCAGGTGAATGGAAGCCGGAAACTTCGTCTCGTCCTTCTCGCTACGGCCTGTTAGCTCCGCTGGAGCGTCATAGACACAGTAGGGGTGAAGCACTTTTTTGATAAAAGAAGGGTCCAGTCCCGGCGATGCCGCAACCGTATCAAACCCCTCTGTTGTGCGAAACACCCCGCGCCGCTCTCGGGTATACAACTGTTGTTCAATGGGCGGGGTTACAGAAGAACGCATCATCCCACTCTCCCCTCAATGTACTTCAGCTTGTACAGGAGCCACAGGAAAGGTTCATCCACGCGAATCGGACTAACCACACCCTGCAATTTCATATCCACCGGATTGCTACCCAGCGCAGAGACTGCGAAATAGGCTGTATCCTTGAAGTACACATCCATCGTGCCCTTGAACGGACGATCCACCTTCTCGATAAAACGCCGGATCTCCCCGTCGATATTCTCGAACTCGGTTAAGTCAAACCAATCGCGGTGCACCATGTTGCGGAAGACATTACTGTTGGATTTGATATAATCCCCCTCTTCATCCTTGAGGGAATGCAGCATATCGCTTTTCGTGAGCACAACAGCTGTTGGAATATTCGTTTTGGCTTTGTCCTGATACGCAATAAAATCTCCAAACATCGTCAGCACCACGTCACGTGGCTCATCGTATCGTGGTGTCCACTCTCCCGGCTCGTTGCCGAGGTTAATGCGAATTTTGTCCCGAATCGAACGAATCTGAAGCGGGTCCACCATGAACAGAATACCTGCCGAGTTCTTGATGTGCTGCCCGTGAAGTCCGAGATAATCCTGCTCCACCATACCTTCACCCGCAACGTCGAAGAACACCAGTGTCAGCGGCGCTTTATCTTCGTCCTTGAACACAAACTGGAAGATAAACGGCTCCTGCAACTTCTCCTTCTGCGTGGAATCCAGCAGATCGCCCCGTTCGAACAACGGTTCTTCATAATCCGCACGGAACCGGCGGCTTATCTCCGCATTCAATGGCATGCAAGCCGCGTCAAAATGATCGGCCGTATAATGCTGCAATGTATGAATTAATGAAGTCATGTAGACGGATTTACCTACCTGGGATGCACCAATGATGGAAATGATATTGCTCGGTGCTTTACCCGCCGTAACAGGTAGCTCGTTATGACATTGCGGACACAACCGGCGACGCGTAACGACACCATACCGATCGTTCAGCCCCATCACGATGTTATCGGAATAAATCCGGTGTTCCTCCGGTACATCATGAGGTGCCAATACCGCCTCCATATCAAATACCGTGTCGAGTCCGAACCTTTCGCGATACCGATTCAACTTCGCATCTTCCCCGAGTGCGTAGTCCTCATCATCATCACGGTGATGGGCGGCGCGGAACACCACCTCTTCCGGTGAAAACTTGCTGAAACAATAAGGGCATACAATATCATAAAACAGCGGACGTTCCTCCGGCTGTTGTCTCTTCAAAAACCGACTAAAAAAGCTCATAGCCACTCCCCTCCCCTGATCAGTCAGACTAAGGTGATTTACACTTGCACTACGATGACAGAGTAACCTTCCAATCGCTAGTCCAACTATCTAGTCTGATATAAGCCGATAGGCGGCTCCATATTTCGGTCCGTCCGTGAAGAATAATCGCACATAATCATCCTTGGCAACTTCAACGGGCGGCATCTCATTTCTTCCGGGAGCAAAATCACTCACAAAAGGATACACCGTACCATCTTCCTTATTCAGCGGAACCCCGCCCTGTTTGCGAACATAACAGAGGGCTTCCTTTGGAACAGGTACTTCCGCTGTGACGGTGATCAATACACTTTTTCGTTTCTGAAAAAAACCGCTCTTGTAGCGAATGGAAAAGCGGATATCCGCCTTCCCTGCGCTTGCAATCACCATG belongs to Paenibacillus sp. FSL H8-0079 and includes:
- a CDS encoding glutathione peroxidase translates to MSVYSYQAVTTANQEVSLDLYQGKVLVIANTASKCGLTPQYGELQKLYDRYRDQGLVVLGFPCNQFGGQEPGTSEEAESFCQINYGVNFPVFAKVDVNGEETHPLFQYLKEQQPGVGETTDIQWNFTKFLVNREGEVVGRVEPKESPENMSAEIEKLLG
- a CDS encoding (2Fe-2S)-binding protein encodes the protein MGAINYTWLEQYGRITTGPVNEPVFGMPLTLLRHPENAKLMLEAYNEHLRADSLRSAAVYFMHSVRGLLLGIHYMTCMCDTSLNISLENIQLQLEVQEGRPVLHFQLLDVTEHAHPGSVNNGVEGGSLWRNELLTAYYGEQLRPLIEGVALAGEANTGQMWAQLASILRWFKTTVVKMDITESEREAVIQGYEHVIALPPEILGLRKNLLSFKPVEIDNPHQPGETMLMKPTCCLHYQVYGGQNYCYSCPKLTKTERQERYDAIVAAKSG
- a CDS encoding ABC transporter ATP-binding protein; this translates as MFRLETTKLDIAYEERLIVEDLNIQIPQGKITALVGANGSGKSTILKTMARIMAPKAGNVLLDGKSIHKQSTREVAKQLAILPQNPTAPEGLTVTELVSYGRFPYQKGFGSMRSEDKRMIEWAIEVTAMTEFHDRPIDQLSGGQRQRAWIAMALAQETDILFLDEPTTFLDMAHQLEVLQLLEQLNATANRTIVMVVHDLNHASRYAHHMIGIKKGKAIAHGSPVEVMNTDVLREVFNIEADIVTDPRSGVPLCLPYALAGERQQSKTPDQMVMNSAMVHAGGRTEQLARQATGS